Proteins co-encoded in one Aspergillus flavus chromosome 2, complete sequence genomic window:
- a CDS encoding UDP-glucose/GDP-mannose dehydrogenase (UDP-glucose 6-dehydrogenase), translated as MIRNVTCIGAGFVGGPLATVIAHQCPDIQVTVVDKNKERIDAWNTGIPPLYEPGLEAVLSSVRQRETQCNLTFSTDIDQAIREAEIIMLCIDTPTKGDGIGKGMALDLANTQAAVRTIAQAAESDKIVVEKSTVPCGTADKIRDLLESSSKNGCRFEVLSNPEFLSEGTSITDLFYPTKVLIGHQEKPSSRKAAEELAAIYTRWVSPELIITMDRWSSELSKLAANAMLAQRISSVNSLSAICEAVGADIESVSASCGMDPRIGKGMLKSTLGWGGGCFEKDILCLIYLARSLGLTPVANYWASVIEMNEYQKSRFFMRIVSSMHGSVGGKSIAVLGFAFKKNTSDTKNSAAISLVRNLLQEGALVSIYDPMVPRDRILTDVAAAGSHSTSVQVSTSAYEACNGADAVVIATEWDEFQTPIATGDVRMTTAKDTSIEEPQSPPSTPDNKGKNLNWEWIMNHMRPPKFIFDGRNILDRQYLEQLGARYIGIGSGSEWGFLERATHSL; from the exons ATGATTCGGAATGTAACATGTATTGGTGCTGGATTCGTGG GGGGTCCTCTGGCCACGGTTATCGCCCATCAATGTCCGGACATCCAGGTAACGGTTGTGGACAAAAACAAGGAGCGGATTGACGCTTGGAATACAGGGATCCCTCCACTGTATGAACCAGGCCTCGAAGCTGTTCTATCCAGCGTTCGGCAGCGAGAGACCCAGTGCAATCTTACGTTCTCGACAGACATCGATCAGGCCATCCGAGAGGCGGAGATTATTATGTTGTGCATTGATACCCCAACTAAGGGAGACGGCATTGGGAAAGGGATGGCATTGGACTTGGCCAACACGCAGGCCGCAGTCCGGACCATAGCGCAGGCCGCAGAGTCGGACAAGATTGTCGTGGAGAAGTCGACCGTCCCATGTGGAACAGCAGACAAGATTCGGGACTTG CTCGAATCTAGTTCTAAGAATGGTTGCCGGTTTGAGGTGCTCTCTAATCCTGAATTCCTCTCCGAAGGAACCTCAATAACAGATTTATTCTATCCGACAAAAGTTTTGATCGGCCACCAAGAAAAGCCATCGTCGCGCAAAGCAGCTGAAGAGCTGGCTGCGATATACACCCGGTGGGTATCACCCGAGCTTATAATCACGATGGACCGCTGGTCATCCGAACTATCCAAGCTGGCCGCCAACGCAATGCTAGCGCAGAGAATAAGCAGCGTGAACTCGTTAAGCGCGATATGTGAAGCGGTCGGAGCAGATATTGAGAGCGTGAGTGCTAGTTGCGGAATGGATCCTCGCATCGGGAAGGGCATGTTGAAGAGCACCCTCGGATGGGGAGGCGGATGTTTCGAGAAAGATATCCTATGTCTCATCTACCTGGCTCGCAGTCTAGGTCTCACTCCCGTGGCAAATTATTGGGCTTCCGTTATAGAGATGAACGAGTACCAGAAGTCGCGATTCTTTATGCGCATTGTCTCGTCTATGCATGGAAGTGTCGGGGGAAAGTCCATCGCGGTCTTGGGGTTTGCCTTCAAGAAGAATACATCGGACACAAAGAATTCTGCTGCCATTTCTCTTGTGCGAAACCTGCTCCAAGAAGGCGCCCTCGTCTCCATCTATGACCCCATGGTTCCGCGGGATCGCATTCTGACAGACGTGGCTGCGGCCGGTAGCCATTCCACATCTGTCCAAGTGAGTACATCAGCGTACGAAGCATGCAATGGCGCCGATGCAGTAGTCATTGCGACCGAATGGGACGAGTTTCAGACTCCGATTGCGACAGGCGATGTGCGAATGACCACGGCAAAGGATACTAGCATCGAAGAGCCCCAGTCCCCACCAAGCACACCAGACAACAAAGGGAAGAACCTGAATTGGGAATGGATTATGAATCATATGCGTCCACCCAAGTTTATTTTTGATGGGAGAAATATACTGGATAGGCAGTATCTAGAACAGCTGGGGGCTCGGTATATTGGTATTGGCAGTGGGTCAGAATGGGGATTTCTGGAAAGAGCGACCCATTCTTTATGA
- a CDS encoding putative UDP-glucuronate 5-epimerase codes for MLVREYTPYTILRDMANHDDKLKILITGAAGFLGSNLADYLLAKGQVVIGMDSFQTGSPQNLEHLRNHPDFTFVNQNIQLPLEDVGQIDQIYNLACPASPIQYQKDPISTLRTCFQGTQNVLDLAISKNARVLHTSTSEVYGDPLVHPQPETYWGNVNPFGMRSCYDEGKRVAEALCYAYREQQGADIRIARIFNTYGPRMNGSDGRVVSNFIVAALSGEDLKITGDGTATRSFQYVTDCMEGLYRLMNSDYSEGPVNIGNDGEFTIQQLAEKVAGLVAEMTNQPKVNITYHPRPADDPAVRRPQISLAKAVLNWCPTIPLQEGLRRTIEWHVSERVVS; via the exons ATGCTTGTTAGggagtatactccgtatactaTTTTACGTGATATGGCGAATCACGACGACAAGCTGAAAATCCTCATCACTGGG GCTGCGGGGTTCCTCGGATCCAACCTTGCAGATTACCTCCTTGCAAAGGGCCAGGTAGTCATTGGGATGGATAGCTTCCAAACAGGTTCTCCGCAGAATCTTGAGCACCTCAGGAACCATCCCGACTTTACATTTGTCAA TCAAAATATACAACTGCCCTTGGAAGATGTGGGCCAGATCGATCAGATTTACAACCTAGCATGCCCAGCCAGTCCGATCCAGTATCAAAAAGACCCGATCTCAACGCTAAGGACATGCTTCCAGGGTACACAAAACGTGCTCGACTTAGCTATATCGAAAAACGCCCGCGTCTTACATACTAGCACATCAG AGGTATATGGCGATCCCCTCGTTCACCCCCAGCCCGAAACATACTGGGGAAATGTCAACCCCTTTGGGATGCGATCTTGCTACGATGAAGGCAAGAGAGTAGCAGAAGCACTGTGCTATGCATACCGTGAACAACAAGGCGCTGATATCCGGATCGCTCGCATTTTTAACACATATGGCCCTCGCATGAATGGCAGCGATGGTCGGGTCGTGTCGAACTTTATCGTCGCTGCATTGTCCGGTGAAGACCTGAAGATCACCGGCGATGGAACTGCAACACGGTCTTTCCAATATGTCACAGACTGTATGGAAGGACTCTATCGCCTAATGAACAGTGACTACAGTGAAGGTCCTGTGAATATCGGAAATGATGGGGAGTTTACTATCCAGCAGCTAGCAGAGAAGGTAGCTGGTCTCGTGGCCGAGATGACCAATCAGCCTAAGGTCAACATTACCTACCATCCACGCCCTGCAGATGATCCTGCTGTTCGTCGACCCCAGATCTCGCTAGCCAAAGCTGTGTTGAACTGGTGCCCAACAATCCCCTTGCAGGAAGGGCTACGAAGAACGATTGAGTGGCATGTAAGCGAGCGAGTCGTGTCCTAG
- a CDS encoding putative ubiquinone biosynthesis methyltransferase Coq5 (ubiquinone biosynthesis methyltransferase coq5) — MLSRSVWRNLGYNARRRTAIPEVPYRCFSCSQRAQVDSNKANQDERMTHFGFSNVPESQKESMVGAVFSSVASSYDAMNDFMSLGIHRLWKDHFVRSLNPGSALPSRNTDTTGKGWNILDIAGGTGDIAFRMLDHATNINYDHDTRVTIADINPDMLAEGKKRSIQTPYYNTDRLSFMQGNAQDMPNIPDNSVDLYTVVFGIRNFTDKQAALHEAFRVLKPGGVFACMEFSKVENSVFNAVYKQWSFSAIPMIGQLVAGDRDSYQYLVESIEQFPSQEEFRGMIQKAGFMIPGRGFENLTGGIAAIHKGIKPLSQA; from the exons ATGTTGTCGCGATCGGTATGGAGGAACCTGGGCTATAATGCCCGTCGAAGAACGGCCATACCCGAGGTTCCCTACCGCTGCTTTTCCTGTTCGCAGCGAGCTCAAGTGGACTCCAACAAGGCCAACCAAGATGAACGGATGACCCATTTTGGCTTTAGCAATGTTCCTGAATCGCAGAAGGAGTCCATGG TCGGAGCGGTCTTCAGCTCAGTTGCTTCTTCCTACGATGCTATGAATGATTTCATGTCACTCGGAATCCATCGCTTGTGGAAAGATCATTTTGTTCGCTCCTTGAACCCTGGATCGGCGCTACCATCTCGCAACACCGACACGACAGGAAAAGGGTGGAATATCCTGGATATCGCCGGCGGGACGGGCGATATCGCGTTTCGCATGCTGGACCACGCGACCAACATTAACTACGATCATGATACCCGTGTCACAATTGCTGATATCAATCCGGATATGCTTGCGGAGGGTAAAAAGAGGAGCATCCAGACCCCTTACTACAACACGGACCGTTTATCTTTTATGCAGGGCAATGCCCAGGACATGCCCAACATTCCCGATAACTCAGTTGACCTCTACACGGTTGTCTTCGGCATCCGCAATTTCACAGACAAGCAGGCCGCCCTACATGAAGCATTCCGAGTGCTGAAGCCTGGTGGTGTGTTCGCTTGTATGGAATTCAGCAAGGTAGAGAACAGCGTATTCAATGCGGTCTACAAGCAGTGGAGTTTCAGTGCCATCCCGATGATCGGTCAACTAGTGGCGGGAGATCGGGACAGCTACCAGTATCTGGTGGAGAGTATTGAGCAGTTCCCCAGCCAGGAAGAATTCCGGGGGATGATTCAGAAGGCCGGTTTCATGATCCCTGGCCGGGGATTCGAGAATCTCACTGGAGGGATTGCGGCTATTCACAAGGGTATTAAGCCTCTTTCCCAGGCTTGA
- a CDS encoding sugar isomerase (involved in capsule formation) has translation MGHLQQQSPMIPLSSPADPSVPTMIKKDRLARDELSLLSLTPPDVINSALSTTKDGHADASVSTAIHVISTERAALAHLERLYETNALAQESLARAVSQIARSVRSGGKLVCCGVGKSGKIAQKLEATMNSLGIYSAFLHPTEALHGDLGMIRPQDTLLLISFSGRTPELLLLLPHIPSTVPIIAITSHLHPSTCPLLSFQPSDMGILLPAPIHEDEELSIGVCAPTSSTTVALSLGDALAIATARRLHTSPGRGPAEIFKSFHPGGAIGAASNVLTPMSMSTASFPSTTSDDLSSQQQSVASLPQSEDTQRIIDKLVPIDQIPAVSTSTGTIRLLDILLTAIQHPTAKSWVHLSPSEIIPPRHLRSLSQTNYVDMDTSALASLGLPFSVPRDDWLRLPSSTSLDDARRLVSESTAAAGAVIAVMQDENPDACLGFFEAEDLWDGCD, from the exons ATGGGGCACCTTCAGCAGCAATCGCCGATGATCCCGCTATCGTCCCCCGCGGACCCCTCCGTGCCCACCATGATAAAGAAAGACCGCCTCGCTCGCGACGAGCTGTCGCTTCTATCCTTGACTCCTCCAGACGTGATAAACTCTGCGTTATCAACTACAAAGGATGGCCATGCTGATGCATCGGTATCCACCGCCATTCATGTCATTTCCACAGAGCGCGCCGCCCTAGCGCACTTGGAACGTCTTTATGAAACAAATGCGTTGGCGCAAGAGAGTCTTGCCCGGGCGGTAAGCCAGATTGCTCGCAGCGTGCGGAGTGGAGGAAAATTGGTATGCTGCGGTGTAGGAAAGAGTGGAAAGATTGCCCAAAAGCTCGAGGCAACGATGAATAGCCTGGGTATCTACAGCGCATTCTTACATCCAACGGAAGCATTGCATGGAGACCTGGGCATGATTAGACCG CAAGATACCCTGttgttgatttctttctcgggGCGCACGCCTGagctcctgctcctgctccctCATATCCCCTCAACGGTCCCAATAATCGCCATAACTTCTCACCTCCACCCGTCCACATGCCCTTTATTGTCGTTTCAACCGTCCGACATGGGCATCCTCCTACCAGCACCCATTCACGAGGACGAGGAGTTATCCATCGGCGTATGCGCCCCAACCTCGTCTACGACGGTAGCCCTGTCACTGGGAGATGCCCTGGCTATCGCCACCGCCAGACGACTACACACATCTCCAGGAAGAGGCCCAGCAGAGATCTTCAAGAGTTTCCACCCCGGCGGAGCCATCGGCGCCGCATCGAACGTCCTCACGCCAATGAGCATGTCCACCGCCTCATTCCCCTCCACAACTTCAGACGACCTCTCCAGTCAACAGCAGTCCGTCGCCTCGCTCCCCCAGTCAGAGGACACCCAACGCATAATCGACAAGCTCGTCCCCATCGACCAAATCCCAGCAGTATCTACATCCACTGGCACCATCCGTCTCCTAGATATCTTGCTCACAGCCATCCAACACCCCACCGCCAAGTCCTGGGTCCATCTGTCTCCGTCCGAAATAATCCCACCCCGACATCTCCGCTCCCTTTCGCAAACAAACTATGTAGACATGGACACGTCCGCGCTAGCCTCTCTCGGCCTCCCGTTTTCCGTACCCCGGGATGATTGGCTCCGGCTCCCTAGCTCGACCTCCCTCGACGATGCGCGTCGGCTAGTTTCGGAATCTACCGCTGCTGCGGGGGCCGTCATAGCCGTCATGCAGGACGAGAATCCCGATGCTTGTTTGGGCTTCTTTGAAGCGGAGGATCTGTGGGATGGTTGTGACTAA
- a CDS encoding nicotinamide mononucleotide adenylyltransferase (unnamed protein product) — MTDITGGHGEDVHQPPAHIPPAPMEDYQFPELRLKRKMDDPEKTPLLLVACGSFSPITYLHLRMFEMAADYVKFSSNFELIGGYLSPVSDAYRKAGLAAAEHRVAMCQLAVEQTSDWLMVDTWEPMQKAYQPTAVVLDHFDHEINTVREGIEAADGTRKHVRIALLAGADLIHTMSTPGVWSEKDLDHILGKYGSFIVERSGTDIDEALAALQPWKDNIHVIQQLIQNDVSSTKIRLFLRREMSVRYLIPVPVIRYIEQHRLYGDDSTTANSTSDKGKGKQEPSKSG; from the exons ATGACTGACATCACCGGTGGGCATGGGGAGGATGTCCATCAGCCCCCCGCCCATATTCCCCCGGCACCCATGGAGGACTATCAGTTTCCGGAACTCCGCCTGAAGCGCAAGATGGATGATCCGGAAAAGACTCCTTTGCTACTGGTCGCTTGTGGTTCTTTCTCGCCCATCACTTACTTGCATCTGCGGATGTTCGAAATGGCAGCCGATTACGTCAAGTTCAGCTCGAACTTCGAACTCATCGGCGGATATCTCTCGCCGGTGTCGGATGCCTATCGCAAGGCTGGTTTGGCCGCTGCAGAGCACCG AGTCGCTATGTGCCAACTTGCAGTGGAACAAACCTCCGACTGGTTAATGGTTGATACATGGGAGCCAATGCAGAAGGCATACCAACCAACTGCCGTCGTGCTTGATCATTTCGACCACGAGATCAACACTGTCCGAGAGGGAATTGAAGCCGCAGACGGCACACGGAAGCACGTACGCATCGCTCTGCTGGCCGGAGCTGATCTGATCCATACCATGTCGACTCCAGGAGTATGGAGTGAAAAAGATTTGGACCACATCCTTGGCAAATACGGT TCTTTCATTGTTGAACGCAGCGGAACAGACATCGATGAAGCGCTTGCTGCCTTGCAGCCGTGGAAGGACAATATCCATGTGATTCAACAGCTGATTCAGAACGATGTCAGCAGCACCAAAATTCGTCTTTTCCTCAGACGTGAGATGAGCGTCCGTTACCTAATCCCGGTGCCGGTCATCCGCTATATCGAACAGCACCGCCTGTATGGGGACGATAGCACGACAGCCAATTCCACATCCGACaaagggaaggggaaacaGGAGCCTAGCAAGTCAGGTTGA